The Mustelus asterias unplaced genomic scaffold, sMusAst1.hap1.1 HAP1_SCAFFOLD_608, whole genome shotgun sequence genomic interval ccgaatggcctcttcctgcactgtagggtttctatggtttgcagtctcgaggaaaatttcaaagtttgttgatcacagaacagtttgaggcattgtaaactgtgaggagaagagcttgggactgaaaaacagactatggtggagtgtacagataggtggcagattaagttcaatgcagagacgggtgaggcgatactttcaggaaacatgcacatgaggaagcaatataaaataatcggtagaattgttaacggattgcaggatcagagggactgaacacatatgtgcatcgatcattgccattggcagggcaagtgtaggtagcaattaataaagaaaacagcATCTTGGGCTTCACTGTTATGTAATAACTTGTGTTTGTGGGCATTACGCagtaattcatgagtttaagtttaatttgtgtttctgtgcttgtgagctcagaaagggccaaaactttaatttcacttcatgttaaacaaagctgcccgcctgcgggtttttggtttcaatttaaactgtccctacattttaatttaaggtttcTGACGTTgtaagagttatagaggtttaaagaaatggttgcttctattcagaggcccacaatgaatgatagaagctctgagtttcagttacaaccagttaatccaagaagcaagacggagttcacagaggctgccagtagaggcagcgcaacgcaggcattcagaaagcaacccgaactgatgatgtcaccagtgatCACGTGACTTATAAAGGGACATTGTCCCAATATAACACACACCGACTGTAATACATAACACAGGGAGAGCGCAGTAAAATAATCCTGATcataattaaacacaaactgtaagCTGTACCGAACAAGACAAACTAATTTCTGTATCGCATCGTACagaatcagatggtttctgttgggagagggaatgatcctttttcagattttggagggaggcctttacagctctaattatttaaaattcatcccaataatgtttttattcattcaaggaacgtgggcatcgctggttatgccaacatttattgcccacgcctATTCCAggagaatctgccttcttgaaacgatgtagttttatcagagaatctagatttattacaggttcagaaggaggccaatcggcccatcatatctgcatctgctctcaaatgagcattattactttgtgccattctcccacactttgtgaccattggacattgtttctctcttgatgtcctcgaatgaacatgcctctgttttattagaacaaaggaaatggcttctcaacaatgaaaatatccgctctgagaccaaacagttacctcaactcctgacacttgtgcagaacgggtcccagccgctggagcccttcacactgaatgtTGCATTGCCCTAGATCGAGGTGTTTTGTTGCgtcacagagtccaatgacatgagacaggaccgcacagtcaatcggggtcagtcgcaatcCGCTAAATGTAAGTGTTtccacagatcccactgtgttccgagccagtgctttattctgagtctcaaacaggtagtggaatgtgttcaggagcttcctcttcccagtttcagtctctgtgtctccaatctgcccttcaaccttctccttcacccagtcaatcactcggcaggttgtttgatgaagaaatggacccagaaactccaccaggggtcgagctgactgtggggaggacagaccagcaacaaaacggagaaatatctcaaatcgcccatcttcctcgctgtgggcttcactgaggagtttcccgatctccccaggatctggagtcaggaattgtgtgagtgcagctacaaactcttggatggtgaggtgtgggaatgtgtaaaccacactctgggcagattcatctctctccaaaagttccatcaggaacccagacaggaactgggaagattgtagattgtactcaatcaaatctccatttctaaacacaatcttcttcttggagactcctgtgtaggccatctcaccaagcttcagtaacacatcacgggggttttcaatctctcggccatggtttttcagaatgttgtaaatatagtaggaatatagttgggtgatggtcttgggaacttgctgctgtttcctgtctctttgtgtaaagaagggacccagtgacagaccgaggatccagcagtaggaagggttgtaacacatggtgtacaggatctcgttctcctccacgtgtttgaagacagctgctgccaccatctgatcttcaaaaaacttgttgaaatattccttccgttcatcaccaacaaatcccaggatttcagcccagacactgatctcagccttttccaataaatgtaatgcagtggggcggctggtcactaacactgaacatccagggagcagcttgtgctgtattaaactgtacacaatgtcagacacttcacaccagcattcaggatctgtgcacatggactgaggttctgtatttctccgattatcagcaaaatcaatactgtccttgaattcatccaaaccatcgaatataaacagcaatccctctgggttcttccagagctctcccagaatattcccaaagtaaggatactgatccaatatcagattcctcaggtttattctacagttaatagtgttcaaatcccggaatttaaaactgaaaataaattgaaagtgtgggtatattttcccagtggcccagtcataaacaatcttttgtaccattgttgtttttccaattcccggcactccactcactgctgctgaattcccagatttggattttctctgggaaaagctgctctgaaacaattgatcagttcggattttttccagttctttccggagatgtttctctctccattcttcatggtctcggcctcttgccagcagttcatgttcgacaagtgtccgatctcgaacagtagaaataaccgttagctcagcgtatcgatcaaccagctggaaaatcttaaccttctcctttatgaggatagtgttcactctcagtgtttcagtttgtacccggagtgtctccttgtgtttctgttggagatcttcaattAGAACAGAGGGAAAATGTTAGTTGCATTAAGACACTGTCTTTGCTGATTTGAGAGATTTATTTTACAGTGTCAGTCAAGGTTTGAGTAGGATATAAAATTGAATTATTGAAAACCTCATTTGACAATGATTAATTTCCACTTAAAGTTTCAGGTCGCCACTTAATTCCAATATTTCTATCacatgttgggggcgattctcccgaaaAGGAATCtcggtgtcgaatttgtgtaaaaactggagtaaatcacgctggacttttcagcgggagtttcaaaatgaatctcccacaatctctgCAGAGCAGATTGCAGGAGCGTGAATCCGGCTGGAGGGGCCGGCAGCATCGCGCTGAGCGGCCACTGTGCGTGCGatgatctgtcagtgcagagatcggcgcatgcatagTGGCCCCACAATGCTGGCGGCCAGCACTTCTCCCCCTCCTACAGAgtcccaacgccccctcccctccccgtcctccacagtcccaacgccccctcccccccaccccaacggaCTGACCCCGCCGGAATcttgacaccccccccaccccccccagaaggctgatctcctcccccccaccctgatggccagccccaatcgctgtcctccctccctccgtcactcagcccgaatgcagagtggaagcgggactccccacccccacaggcccgatccccattaggccctgtactcttggcactgctcaatgcccagtaggcagtgccaaggtgtcctggacattagcactttgcccctttggaagtgccaggggcccaggctggcaatgcccagggtacCCCAGCCACCTCCAACCCCATGGGGGCCTCGATgacatccccttcactccagcggggtctggtcgccagctccctgcaaatgggaagttgtacaaaaccccgttggagtgaaccactcctgacgtgagggggtggcggggcgaGAGGCTCGTGGGCCCGGAAATCTCAgtgctgggcccgctaatgacttTTAAGCAGGTTCAAATGCGCATTgtaataatttatacagctccgcgcGGATCTCTGGCACGGAGCTGTCAGTGCCTGAAATCCAGCTGCCGGAGACGCAGGCAGGCTATGGCccccagcggggagcctgtgaAACGGCTCTGCACCAGTCTCCTGGTCTGCTGCAGTACCAAAGCAGCACAGCgacctgggagaatcgcccccattgattTTACAAAGGTGATGTTTTAACTCTGATGGTTAATACTTTCCACCCTGCCCGTATTATAGACATCTCATTGGTAGATCTTGATTATATAGCAGTCCACATAGTTTGTGAACTGGTCAGAGCtcccaatctgctgcagaaatgCTAAGTGGGATATTAGACACTGCGTAGGAGCGGG includes:
- the LOC144487134 gene encoding NACHT, LRR and PYD domains-containing protein 3-like; its protein translation is MEKGSRARRVMWESFVRMRHGVPKLDKILKETQELGADSFDYINIAHGLSELPTNLKDLQQKHKETLRVQTETLRVNTILIKEKVKIFQLVDRYAELTVISTVRDRTLVEHELLARGRDHEEWREKHLRKELEKIRTDQLFQSSFSQRKSKSGNSAAVSGVPGIGKTTMVQKIVYDWATGKIYPHFQFIFSFKFRDLNTINCRINLRNLILDQYPYFGNILGELWKNPEGLLFIFDGLDEFKDSIDFADNRRNTEPQSMCTDPECWCEVSDIVYSLIQHKLLPGCSVLVTSRPTALHLLEKAEISVWAEILGFVGDERKEYFNKFFEDQMVAAAVFKHVEENEILYTMCYNPSYCWILGLSLGPFFTQRDRKQQQVPKTITQLYSYYIYNILKNHGREIENPRDVLLKLGEMAYTGVSKKKIVFRNGDLIEYNLQSSQFLSGFLMELLERDESAQSVVYTFPHLTIQEFVAALTQFLTPDPGEIGKLLSEAHSEEDGRFEIFLRFVAGLSSPQSARPLVEFLGPFLHQTTCRVIDWVKEKVEGQIGDTETETGKRKLLNTFHYLFETQNKALARNTVGSVETLTFSGLRLTPIDCAVLSHVIGLCDATKHLDLGQCNIQCEGLQRLGPVLHKCQELSLGGNKVGDSGVKLLSPALRNPECKIRKLRLRGNNLTDSCAEDLASALSTNRSLIDLNLGANKLGDSGVKLLSVALRNPDCKIQKLDLCVNGLTDSCAEDLASALSTNRSLIDLNLSYNKLGDSGVKLLSVALRNPECKIQELDLANTALTDSCAEDLASALSTKQSLRILYLGFNSFTDQSVPALRRLILTCRSLEVIWLGWNQFSPNGKRQLELLRGSRPGLSVKV